GAGGACTCCCAAACCCGACAACGCGGTGAATCAGTCATAACGCGTTTACTGGTTTTGGGGCCGCTTCGCAGCCCAGCGGGAGCAAGCTCCCTCGCCACAAAAGCCAACACGGACAGCCACCCAGTCAGAGGGTTTTTTCGAAGATCTTCGAATTTCGCTGGTAGTTGTAAAGCGACGCCCGCGCCGACGGCAGGCGTTCGACGCTGCTCGGCACGAAGCCCCGCTCACGAAACCAGTGGGCCGTCCGGGTGGTCAGCACGAACAAGGTTTTCAGCCCCTGAGCCCGAGCGCGGGTTTCGATGCGCTCCAGCAGTTCATCGCCGCGACCGCCATGGCGGTACTCCGGGTTCACCGCCAGACACGCCAACTCCCCGGCATCCGAATCGGCGATCTGATACAGCGCCGCACAGGCGATGATCATGCCTTCGCGTTCGACCACGCTGAACTGCTCGATCTCACGCTCCAGCACCTCGCGGGAACGCCGTACCAGAATGCCCTGCTCTTCCAGCGGGCTGATCAAGTCGAGCAAACCGCCGACGTCCTCGATGGCCGCCTCGCGCACAACTTCGAATTGCTCCTGCGCCACCAGCGTACCGCCACCGTCACGGGTGAACAGTTCGGTCAGCAGCGCGCCATCTTCGGCGTAACTGACGATGTGACTGCGCGCCACCCCGCCCCGGCACGCTTCAGCGGCCGCGTCCAGCAGTTCGGCCTGATAGTTGCTGCCCAGGCGTTGCAGATGCGCCGGCACTTGCTGCGGGCGCAATTCGCGAACCAGACGACCATTTTCATCGATCAAGCCCAAATCGGCGCCGAACAGCAGCAGCTTGTCCGCACCCAGATCGATAGCGGCGCGAGTAGCGACATCTTCGCAAGCGAGGTTGAAGATCTCACCGGTCGGCGAGTAACCCAATGGCGACAACAGCACGATGGAGCGCTCGTCCAGCAGGCGATTGATGCCCTTGCGATCAACCCGACGCACTTCGCCGGTGTGGTGATAGTCGACACCTTCAAGTACGCCGATCGGCCGTGCAGTGACCAGATTGCCGCTGGCCACCCGCAGGCGCGAACCCTGCATCGGCGACGAGGCCATGTCCATGGACAGCCGCGCTTCGATGGCGATGCGCAGCTGGCCGACCGCATCGATCACGCACTCAAGCGTCGCCGCATCGGTGATGCGCATGCCATGGTGGTAATGCGGGGTCAGGCCACGAGCAGCGAGGCGGGTTTCAATTTGCGGACGCGAACCGTGAACCAGCACCAGTCGTACGCCCAGGCTGTGCAACAGCACCAAGTCGTGGACGATGTTGCCGAAGTTCGGGTGCTCCACGCCGTCGCCGGGCAGCATGACGACGAAGGTGCAATCGCGGTGGGCGTTGATGTAAGGCGAAGCGTGACGAAGCCAATTGACGTATTCGGGCATGAACCTGGGCCTGTAATAAATAGCAGCCGAAAAAAGGGTAAAGCAGTAAACGCACAGCGGGCTGATGGTTATCGTCGGAACAGGCTTGGCGACACGCGCGCTCTCCTCATGAATACGGGTTTGGGTACCGGCAATTTATACGGCTTGTCAGGCAAAGCACAAACCCTGTGGGAGCGAGCCTGCTCGCGAAGACGCCGTGACAGTCGACATCAATGCCGCCTGTTCAATCGCATTCGCGAGCAGACTCGCTCCCACATTGATTTTTGCACTTAACGCACTGGCATCGCCGTTTTGGCCGGTGTCAGGCAGTAATGTTCAATCAGTTGTCGTAATAGATGCACGGTAGGCTGCAAACGTGACATTTCGAGGTATTCCCCCGGCTGGTGTGCGCAGGCGATATCACCCGGCCCCAATACCAGCGTTTCACAACCAAGACGCTGAAGATAAGGCGCTTCCGTGCCGAACGCCACTGCTTCGGCGCGATGGCCGGTGAGCTTTTCAGCGATCCTCACCAATTCGCAGTCCTCGGCCTGCTCGAACGGCGGCACTTCGGGGAACAGCGGCGCGTAATCGATCTTAACCATATGCCGTTCGGCAATTGGATTGAGTTTCTGCAAAATCGCCGCGCGCAGGGCTTTGGGGTCCATGCCTGGCAACGGACGCAAGTCGAACTCCAGCGAGCACTGGCCGCAGATGCGGTTGGGGTTATCGCCGCCGTGAATGCAGCCGAAATTCATCGTCGGTTGTGGCACGCTGAACTGC
The Pseudomonas lini DNA segment above includes these coding regions:
- the argA gene encoding amino-acid N-acetyltransferase; its protein translation is MPEYVNWLRHASPYINAHRDCTFVVMLPGDGVEHPNFGNIVHDLVLLHSLGVRLVLVHGSRPQIETRLAARGLTPHYHHGMRITDAATLECVIDAVGQLRIAIEARLSMDMASSPMQGSRLRVASGNLVTARPIGVLEGVDYHHTGEVRRVDRKGINRLLDERSIVLLSPLGYSPTGEIFNLACEDVATRAAIDLGADKLLLFGADLGLIDENGRLVRELRPQQVPAHLQRLGSNYQAELLDAAAEACRGGVARSHIVSYAEDGALLTELFTRDGGGTLVAQEQFEVVREAAIEDVGGLLDLISPLEEQGILVRRSREVLEREIEQFSVVEREGMIIACAALYQIADSDAGELACLAVNPEYRHGGRGDELLERIETRARAQGLKTLFVLTTRTAHWFRERGFVPSSVERLPSARASLYNYQRNSKIFEKTL